The DNA window CGATAAAAGCATCTTCGAAAGCCATATTTCAAACCCGGATTCTCATGCCAGCTATTTAGCAAAAAAAGATGCTTCAAATCTTGACAACACTAATATCCAAGCCTGGAAAACAGCCTTAGGTGTTGGCAACCTTCCCACAAATATAGCTACCGTGGATGATGGCAATACATATGGGAACGTGTATTCAAAAGATCAAAGCAATGACAGATTTTTAACATTCAATGACTATGTGAATGATGACAGAAAAATTCTTGCTGAAAAAATAGAAGCTTTAGGTTTAACAACCCTTATCGAAGCCAAAGAAACTAATCTTCCAGCTTTTGCAGGAAACTCAGCTTCTTATCAGTTTGAGGATAATGATTTCATTGCCATCCCTGATAGTGCCGGAAACTTTAGCCTGTATATGTTTAAAGGAGGTGAAAAAACAGAGGTGAAAAATTATCTACCGACAGGAATATCCAATGTAACTATAGGAATGGTAGAAGGTCTTCAAGCCGCTTTAAATGAGAAAGTAAATAAACCCGCTACAGACGGTAAGTTTTATATCAAAAGAGATGCTGGTGTTACTACAACCGAAGTCTTACCGGATGAAACACTTGCTACCGTTGTCAACAGAAACAACTATTGTCCTAAAGGCATCGCTTTTACTGAAGACAAAACAGGAAGCGGTAATCCGGGAACAGTGGCTGTTTTGGGAATCAACAGGTCTACGTATTCTTTCTCTTTTGGTAATATTAATGCTAATCATACAGGAACTTACAATATCGCCTGGGGATACAATACATTACCAGCAGTAACTTCCGGGCAATCCAATACGGTAGTCGGACATTTTGCAGGTAAGGATGTAACTACCGGCACAGCCAATGTTATCATGGGAGTAGAGGCTGGAACAGGACTTGTAACAGGTACAGACAATACACTGATAGGAACATCGTCCGGATATGGATTGAAAGAAGGTACCGGAAATACCATGCTTGGAAAGTGGACAGGCTGCTTTATTGCCGGCGCCAACAATACCTTTTTGGGTTATCAGGCAGGACAATACTGGGGTAAGGGAGGTACCGGTTTATGGTCATCCAATGTCGTCATCGGAGGAGGAACTTCGGGCCATGGTAATGGAATCTGGGGCGAAAACAACCTTATTCTCGGGTCTAATATTGAACTGATCGGGGCACAAAATAATAAATTCATTATCAACAACTTCCTCAGAAAGGATAATAATTATTACAAAACCCATTTCATCGAAGGAAATTTTGCTGATCGTTGGTTAAGATTTGACACCAGCTTACAGGTGTTAAGGCTACCCGTCGCAGATGCCACATTTACTAAAAATGTTGTAGCAAAACCCGACGGAACTTTTGGAGTGGAAGAAAAACAAACGATCTCCCAGGATTATATTCCATTAGCAGGAACATCTGCCGGTAAACCTGTAAAGGGTACCATAGAATTTGCAAAAGAAGGAGGCGGAGAAATGAAAAGTGGCGTAGCATCAATTGCTATGGAAGACGGGTTTACATTTATTACTTCAACAGACATAGCTACCGGTCAGGTTTCTCGATTAAGCGTAAGCCCAACACAGGTCTTTTTATCTCAAAACGGAGGTGAAAACAGAAAATATATCAACCTGTCTAAAGATATGGATAGAATTGATATAGGTTCACCAGCACTGGGTCCGGGTATTGTAGGGTCAAATTATTACGGAGCAAATTATACAGACAACTCTTTCGTTCAAAAGAAATGGGTAGATGAAAAATTAAAAACAATTAGACCGGGCTTTAAAATTTATAAAGCTTTGATGTATGTAGACCGTTACCTGGAGCCTAAATTCACAGTTCTGGAAAATACATTGGGAGACATTGTATGGAAACGTGAAGATACAGGAAGATATATGGCAACATTACAAGGGGCATTCCCTACTGACAGAACATGGATCAATAGTAAGGTAAATGCCCGGTCAGGAAAGAAATATGCGTACGACTGTCTTACAGATATCATATCGGATGATGCATTATACCTTCATCTTCTTAACTGTGACGATGTCAGCAGCCCCACCGATATTGTAGGCCAATTTGGAGTGATTGAAATCTACGTATACGATTAAATTTTCAGAGATGAATTAAATATAAAAAACATGATTGAGTTATTCAAAGAACATATAGGTACTTTTCTCAGCTTAGTAGTTTCGGGCTCTGCAGGATGGTTTTTCGGAAGAAGAAAGCTGAATGCAGAGGTAGAAGGAATGGATGCGGATAATGAAGGTAAAAAGCTGGAGAACGACGAGAAACTCGTTAATCTTTATAAAGAAGCTTTGGATGACCTTGGAAATCGTTATGAATCAAAGTTCAAAGAATTTTCAGAAATTTCAGAGCGAAAGATTAAATTGCTGGAAGAAGAAATCAATATTCAGAAACGCATCAATGAGCAACTGAGAGCAGAAAATGCTGTTCTTAAAGCAAAATTAAAAGAGAATTAAACTTATAATTTACAAAAGCATCTACAACAGATGCTTTTTTTGTATTTATAGGGTAAAAATTTTTAAACGTGGACGTTTGGAAAAAGAATTACGGCATTTGAAATTGGTGTCTGTATTACGGTGAAAATCCTTGTCAAGGTTTAAAATCTTGACAAGGATTGAAACTTACCTTTTCATTTAATAAAAATTTTGAATTATTTAAAAAAATAATTCTTTGATGAACAGACAATTACCCCTAAAAACCATCCTCACTAATCTATTTTTTCAAAAAAACTCTTCTAAAAGCTTGCACGGTATTATAAATTATTATACTTTTGCATCACTTTAAAACAACGAAGTAAGTCAAACAAAAATATAATGGTTTCTTAGCTCAGTTGGTAGAGCAATGGATTGAAAATCCATGTGTCCCTGGTTCGATTCCTGGAGAAACCACTTTAAAACCTCTGATTATTCGGAGGTTTTTTTGTTTTATAAAGTTGTTGAATAATGTAAGAAGGATTCTAAGAATTAATTTCCAAGCTCCAGTTGATTCTTTACAAGATTATAATAATCGGATCTTCTGGAAACCAGTTCCTGATGGCTGCCCTGCTCTACAATTTCGCCATGTTTTAATACGACAATCTGGTCAGCATTTTTCACCGTTGAAAGTCTATGTGCTACAATGACAGCAGTTTTACCATTAAAAAAAGATTGCAAATTGTCATGAATTATTTTTTCATTATCAGCATCAAGAGCAGAGGTAGCTTCGTCAAAAAAGATAAACTGCGGGTTCTTATACACAGCCCTTGCAATCAATATTCTTTGTTTCTGTCCTCCGGAAATCCCATTACCCGCAGCTCCAATCTTGGTTTTCAGTCCCAATGGAAGTTCTTCAACAAAAGATTTAATATTAGCAGTATATAAAGCTTTCTCAAGCTTTATATAATCAATATCTTCATCCCCTGCAACAATATTTCGTTCTATGGTATCAGAAAATATAAAACCATCCTGCATTACAGTTCCACAGTTTTTTCTAAGGTCTTTTGGTGAAATATCTCTACTATTTAAATGATTGAAAAAAATTTCACCTTCTATCGGTTCATAAAACTTCAGGAAAATTTTCATGAGGGTACTTTTTCCGCTTCCGCTCGCTCCCACTATTGCCGTTATTTTTCCTTCAGGAATAAAAAGATTGATATTTTTTAAAACATAAGGAGATCGGGGACCTTCATATTGATAAGAGACATCCTTAAAATAAATTCCCCTCTCTATTCCATTCTGTTCAGTATATTTTTTACTGAGTAACGGAACCTGGTTTTCGTGTTCTTCATTGGGATGATCCTGTACTTCGTTTAATCTTGATAAACTCAGTTTGGCGTCCTGCAAAGATCGAAAGAATTGAATAAGCTCATTCACCGGAGAATTCATTTGTCCAATAATATAAGAAACACTTAATAACTCTCCTAAGGTCATATTTCCTTTTACCACAAATGAAGCTGCCAAAAAAGTGACAATGATATTTTTTAACTGATTAATAAATTCAAATCCTGAAAGTTGTATCTGATCCAACTTGAGTATTCTTACATTGGTCTTCAACAGCTTCTTCTGTATTTCTTTCCATTTATGGCGGTTATACTCCTCAAATTGATTAAGCTTCATTTCTGAGACTCCATTGATGATCTCATAAATGGATTCCTGGTTCTCACTTCTTTGCTGGAAACGGAAATAATCTAAAATTTTCCTTTTCTTCATCCAAAACAAAGACCATGTTATGGATATTGAAGTCAAAATCAGATATACGGATAAAATCGTAATATCATAGTACCAAAGGACACCAAAGAAGACAATGAAAGTGAGTGCTGAAAATAATGTAATAAGGCTCTGGGAGGTCAAAAAACTCTCTATACGTTCATGATCCTGTATTCGTTGGCTGAAATCGCCCAACAGTTTCGTATCAAAAAACTTAATAGGTAACTGTAAGAGTTTTTTCAGGAAATCAGAAATAATACGGATATTAACATTAGTTCCTACAATCAGCATTATCCAGTTGCGAAAAACATTGAATATAATATTACCCACGAAAAATGCTAATTGAGCAATAAGTATATATGAAATAACTGAAAGATCCTTTTTACTCACCCCTTCATCTATTAATTTCTGTGTTAGAACAGGAAGTACGACAGTAGTGATGGTTCCCAAAAGGAGAAATACAAGCATCTGAAGCATTTGCTTTTTGTACGGTTTCAGATAGTTTAATAAAAATTTTACTGATATTTTGGTTTCTTGTTCTGAGGTTTGTTTATAGAACTCTTCCGTTGGCTCTAAAAAAAGAGCTACTCCTTTTTCACCTTCAGAGATCCAGTTATTTTTAAATTTTTCTTCCGTTAGTGCTATATATCCATGTGCAGGATCTGCTATTTTAAATATCAGTTTTCCTGTTAAGATATTTTTTGAAATTTTGTATAGAACAACAAAGTGATTCTGGTTCCAATGTAGTATACATGGTAGAAGACTACTATCTAAGTTATTCATTTGCAACTTAGTAGCAACTGTATCAAACCCTATTTTTGCTGAAGCTTCAGTGATTCCTAATAGCGAAACTCCTTCTCTGGTAATGAAGCTTTTGTCCCTTAAATATTGTAATCTGAAATTTACTCCATAATGAGAGGAGATCATAGCGAGACATGCCGGGCCGCAATCCATCTGATCGTGTTGAGGAACAAAAATCATGAAAAATAAGTTATTTTAGGATTAATATTTTAATGCCTCGTCAATTCTGGCTGGTGTTTTGATTTCATTTAATAAGGAATCAATTGGTACTGTCGAAGTATAATCAACTGATTTATTGATGAAATTTTTAATAACATCAGCATCCAGTTGCTGATGATCCACAGCACTTTTCTTTAGTATTATCCAATATAAATAGCTTTTTAAATCATTATTCACAGCTGCTTCATTTTCAAATACTTCATGAAAGGTGCGGTCCAAAATTTCAACTTTGTTTTCGAGTTTATCCAAAAAAAGAATGTATTCATTGGTAATTTGTCCTAACATCAGTTTTCTTAATTTTTTTAAAGCTTCAGTGCTATCTTCATAGAAAAAAGTAATCTCCTGATAATTTACTTCTTCAGAAAGCAATAAATTTCTGTATAATAAATTAAAAATAATAACCGTATTGTCAATATTCTTTTCTTTCATTTCAATTCTTGACATATTATGCAACTGCTGGATCTTATGATACGATATAGAAGGATTGTATCCTTCAAGTTTTTCATCGAACAACATCGTTTCGTACGTCTGTTGTTTTGCTATCATATAGTTTGTTTTTTTATAGCTTAAAAATGCCTGAATTGGGAGACTTATCAAAGTATATACATCCTTTTCTACAATTGACAATACATCAAAATCAATACACTTTTTAGCACGCATCATCAGCATTTCTGCTTTTTGTACATTCCCCATTCTTGCCTCTTTGAGTGCTTCATGATTATTGAGACTGTAGAAATTAAAAGCTTCCTTATCTTTGCATACCATATTGATGAATTTATCCATTTCCTGTTGAAAAATGAAATCATCCTTATAATGAATAATATTCGCAGATATAAGCTTTTTATGTTTTTGTAATAGCTCGATGGTGTAGATGTTATTCTCCATTTTATCAACTCATTAAATATTCTGCTCCTTTTTCCTGTATAATATAATTGATGGCAAGCTTATCCTGAATATTGAATTTATTGGAAGGGCAGGCAATAATTCCCTCTTCCCAGGATTTAGGACATCCTCCTCCACAAACCGGAAACATTTTGCAGGTATGGCATGGATATCCTTTTTCATCAGCAAGAACAATATCGTTCCAGTTTTGTAAATGAGGTGAATTAAACTTTTGGTCAATATCAATATCTTTTATATTTCCAAGTTTATACTGTGAATTATCATAAACAGGAACATAGGATACTTCGGTGCAGTTGTATATATTGCCGAATGCATCTATTAATTCTGCATCCTGATTAGTAATCATACAGAGTTCGTGATTTCTTACGGGAAGAATCAAGGGTGAGAATCCATATTTATATTGTTCTAGAATCCATTCTATCTCTTTCTCAGCAAATGTTTCTTTTTCCAGGGATACCAAATGTGCTTCATTACCCCACGAGTGAATAGGTGCTACGTAAAAATGGGAAATTTTATCCTGAAAACCATGCTGATACAATAACTGTAATAATGGAACTACTGACTGGTAATTGGTACTGTCAACATTACATCTTATGGAAATATGAGCTCCGAGATCTTTGTAATTTTCAATACTAAAAATATCAACTAAATTTTTAAAAATAAGATCAAATGATTTCTCGCCTGATTTCACAAATCGTCTTTTATCATGAAATTCTGCGGTACCATCCAATGTTATTTCTATTGTTTTTATATGATGCTTATTAACCAACTCCAGAAATATATTTTTTTTCAATGCAAGACCATTGGTGGTAATTTTAGCATTGTACCCAATTCCTAAGTCTGAGGTAAGTTCTTTTAATTTTTCCGTTACTTTTCGCAATGTGTGTAAGCTCATCAGGGGCTCTCCTCCAAACCAGCCAATAGACAAGGCCTTATACTCTTTTAAAGAAAGTTTATATTTTATCCGCTCAATTAATTTTTCGTAATCCTTGGCCTGCAGATCATTTTTGGTATGTTGCTGCCCGCAATACCCGCAACCCAGCTGACAATTTGATGAAGGCTGAATGACCTGATACAATACATCATTACCTGAAATCATCATTTTATTTTCTTCTATAATTTCCATTAATTCATCTTCAAAAGAAGGAACTAAAATAACAGCTGTAATAAGCTGGTTTTTTATATCGGAATCGACTTTATCAAAGTGTCCGTTGATCAGGAAATTATAATTCTCTTTCTCCAGGAGAAGTACTTTACAACTTCTGGTAGAAAAGATAACATATTTATCCTCCGAAACCTGTGTAGAAATAGTATAATGAGATAGTTTATAGTTCATTGGTGCACGTTTATAATTAAAAGATAAGTGTTCATAGTTTAAAGACATTAAACACAGTCGGTCTGTTAGAAGTTATTCCACTTCCGATGTTATGCTTTTGCCAGACATCCGGAATTACATACCAGATTCAGTGGTGCTGTTCCTCCTTTGATTGAAGATAATTCTCCTTCTTTTAACGTGGTCACATCCGCTGAAATTTTAGTCAGCAGGTTTTGTAATTTTGAATTTTTCATTTTAATTAATTTTAGTAATAAGATGTTTAGAATCATAGTTTTTGAAGTGTATAATTCTTTCGACTTTTTCACACTTTCCTTGCAAGGGATATTTACAAAATGTTTCATTTGCATAGTACTCTACAAACTACTTTATTTGATAAAATCTATTATTTATTTTTTAGCTAACTGATGACCGGCAAAGGTTAATTATTACACCTCATTCCTAAGAATAGGATGATGACTGATTTATTTTCTGGGGGGAATGTTCTTAGGGTCCTCAGTGATAATGTCACTTTCAGTACTTGTAAATGCTTGAAGGCTGCTGCTTCCTATTTTCTTTATTTGTACTTTTTCGGAATTACTGGCAATCGAATCAACCGTATCAAACTCACTATCATTTCTGTTTGAATTCATTACAATCAAAAGCAAAACGAGCACAAAATAAAAATTGAGCGTTTTCATAAAAATCAGTTTTTGTTTTCTGTTTGGAAATGTATAGAGGTAAAATGAAACTGACAAAATCTAAAATCAGTTTCATCACTATCTTGTGAAAAAAGAATTATATATATACAAATAAGAATTATATTTTAATAAAAAAGATCTTTCTTTTCATAAATCATAAACATATAATATCCTGTTTTTAAATTATTTAAGTTTTTTTCACCAATAGAAGAAAAATTTATTTATTTTTATATTGTTTTATAGCTAAAAATGAATAATTTAAAGTATATTTTTCTTATTTTATTTCTTTTTGGAGGATTTTTTTCTCTATTTTCTTCACGATATAATCAAAAGCAAGTCGGTACTATGAGTTATTCCGAACTGGAACTGACTATTCAAAATTTAGAAAATAAACCTGATGAACAGTGGAAATACATCAATAATTTCATCCGAAAGGCTAAAAAAGAAACCAACCCTGAAAAGACGAGAAGAGGTTATGTTCTGGCAAGTTTTAATAAGAGAGGCAAGGAACAGATATTATATGGAGACAGCATATTAATTATTGCAAAGAAAATCAACGATAATAATATAATCGGTGACAGCTATTTGTCTCTGGGAATGTCTTATACTAATAATGAAAATTACCCTAAAGCATTGGATGCTTTTATTAAAGGATACGATTATATTAAAAAAAATAAAAATCCTTATTTAATTCATAATGCTGAATATCAAATAGCTCAAACCAAATCGTATCTGGGATTATATCAGGATGCACATGAATTATTAACGGACTGTGTTTCCTTTTTCAGATTACATCATGAAAAAATTGAAGATACCCATTATGCCTATTATTATCTTTATTCTTTAATTGCTCTGATAGAAACAAATAGTCATTTATCAAATTTTAATGCTAATACAAGCCTTATACAGGAAGGCATCGACTTTATAAAAAAGAATCCGGATTTCAAAGAATATTATGCTTATTTTATTTCTTCACAGGGAACTGATCTTTATTATCAGCATAAATATGATCAAGCTGTAGTAAAAATTCACAAAGCCATTCAATTATATAATGATTCATGGAAACATCTTACTGACAAGTTTTATCTGGGAATGTCACTTTGGAAATTGGGAAAAAAGGAAGAAGCACTCCCCTATTTTTTATTATTCGATCAGGAATATAAAGAAACTGGAAAATTAGATCCTAAATTCCGGCCGGCCTTTGAAATTCTCATTCGACATTATTCAGAAAATAATGACAGTGAAAAGCAGCTCGAGTACATCAATACACTTCTTATACTGGATAAAGCGTATGAAAAAGATTATAAGTATCTGAATTCTACGTTAAACAAAGAATATGATACAAAAAAGTTACACGAGGAAAAAGAAATACTTGAAAATAAAATTAAGTGGGAAAGGTTTTTTTATTTTACACTTATTGGCTTCGGATTTCTAGTGATTTTATTTTTAACATTTTTGCTTACCAAATATTATAACAGAAGAAAATATTCTAAAATATTGAATGAAAGATATTTTGAAATACAGGATGAAGACATTCCAGTTCAAAATGAAATGTTCGAACAGACTAATGATGATGCAATAATTGATGACCAATTAGGAATAAATCCTTTAATTGTTGAAAATGTGCTTAAAACATTATCTTCTTTTGAAAAAGATAAACAGTATCTCAAAAAAAACATCTCCCTTGCCAGTATGTCTAAACTTTGTGGAACGAATACAGTTTATCTATCCAGAATTATCAATTTCTATAAGAAAAAAAGTTTCAATGAATATCTTAATGAATTAAGGCTGGATCACATCGTTTCTCAATGGAAAAACAAACCTAAAACAAGATACATCAGTATACAAAAAACAGCAGAAAATGCAGGTTATAATACTACTCAAACTTTTACAAAAAATTTTCAGGAAAAATATAATATTCCACCTACCTATTTTCTCAATCAACTCAATAAAGAAAGCTAGATTAAAATTATTTATTCAACCAAATCAGGCATTCTGAAATCTGTGTCTTGCTGATAAATACTTCAGTATTCACTTCCGGATCCGGAGAAAGCTTGAGCTCTACTTTCTGGCTGGAATGTTTGATAATTTCAGTAATTGCTTCTTTATTAATGATAAATTTCCGGTTTACTTTGAAGAAAACCTCCGGGTTTAACTTTTGAATAATATCCTTAATGGTATCATCATAAATATAGGTCTGATGATCCAAAGTCGTTAGAAAAAGATATTTACCGGATGCAAAAAAATAAGCCGTATTATTTTCGTCTATTGACTTCAGCTTATTTCCCTCTCTTACCATAAAACGCTTCATCACTTCATGGTTATTTCCCTGTTGTAAGGTTGACATAGATTTCAATAAGGGTTCGGGATCAAAATTATTGCGTATTGAAATGAATTTCTGTAATGCTTTATGCAAATCCTCTTCTTCAAAAGGCTTGAGAAGATAATCTATCGTAAAATGCCTGAACACCCTCATCGCATATTCATCAAATGCCGTGATAAAGATAATGGGAGTAAAAACTTCCACATGTTCAAAAATTTCGAGGCTCATCCCATCACCTAAATGAATATCCATAAAAATGAGATCTGCAGAATTGTTTTCGAAGAAGTCTATTGCCTGTTTTTTTGATCGAAGAATAACTGTTTCGGTAACAGGAATGATATGTTGTTTATCCAAAAGATTTTTCAGATAATTAACAGCCAGCAATTCATCTTCTATAATGGCAATTTTCATAACATTACAAAAGTACAAAAAAACCGCCAGAACGATTAAGTTCAAGCGGTTTCAGGGGTTGTTAATATGAAGTGTTATAAATTAGGATTATTTCTCTTTGCACTCATCGGATATTCAATCGTATATCGTACATCATTTTGTTGAAGAATATATTCCTTACCACTAATTAAATGGCTTATTTTTTTCTGGTTTGCTCTCCTTAAATCGAACCAACGCTGTCCTTCCAACGCAAATTCTCTGTATCTCTCATCCATTATGAAATTCAGGAATGCTCCTGCATCCATGGAGGAAATGGTATTCTGTACAGAAGCATATCCATCCGGAGTATACCTGTTTTTTAATACCTTTAAAAGCGTTTCTTTAGCCTCATCAAGCTTATTCAACTTTAATAATGCTTCAGATTTTATAAAATATTGTTCTGCTGTTCGGAAAGACACTCTGAAATCTGAACTTCCGCCCTTAATAACTTTATATTTGCTACCGTTCTTTTCAAAATAAATTCCAAATCTTTTGTCTGCAGTAGTATTATAGGCTGCCAACAAGTCCGAAGATACAAAACAAAGGTTTTTTATAGAATTATCCCATGTATTATCCAAAGCCATGATAGATTCCGGTGATGCAAAATGATTAGGTACCGTATTCGTAGTATTTAAATTAACCAAATCACTTTTTACAGCCAGCACCTGATCAGCATAGCTTACCGCTTTATTCCAGTCTCCTTCATAAAGAGCCGTTCTAGCCTGAAAAGCCATTAATGCAGTTTTTGAGAATCTATAATTGACACCTGCCACCTGCTTTTGCTCTACCATAAGCTCTTCTGCTTTCCGGATATCAGCATGCACCTGGTTATACACTTCCTGTACCGAAGATGGCTTCAATACTTGTTCAATATCAATTTCCAGACTGATGGGAACTCCTTTGTCTGTAGAAGCTGTTGCACTATTGTAGGGAATCCCATACAGATTTACCATATCAAAATACAGATAGGCACGAAGCGCGTAGGCTTCCGCAAGAATCTGATTTTTTTCCGAAGAATCCTTCATCGTCTTACTCCCCTCATTAATGATTTGATTCAGATAAAAGTTCACGGAATAAAAACCTACCCATGGAAATTCTGTAGATGACGGATCGTTATTGGAATCCTTCCACATGGCAATTTCACGATAGGAAATAAAATCCATTCCGTTTTCATCAATATTCACCTCATCTGTACGAAGGGCTGTTAAAGACTTGTGAACGGGATATTTTGAATAGGCAGATGTAAGTACTTTACGATAATCCTCAGCAGTCGTAGGGATAATTTTCCCTTCAGGCTGAATATCTAAAAACCTGTCACATCCTACACTGATAAAGCTTATTGCTGCAATTGCTATAAATGTTGTAATTTTTCTCATTGTTTTCAAGTTTTAAAAGGAAACATTAAATCCTACAGTTATCGACTTGGCTATGGGCTGTACATAAATATTACCATAAGTTTCCGGATCAAAATATCCTTTATAGCCATTACTGAATACGAAAAGGTTACGTCCTTCGATGCTTAGTCTCAAGCTGCTGATTCCCATGGGGCTTGTAAGTTCTTTAGGAAGTGTATATCCTAAACGGATACTGCTGATCCTCACATAGCTGATCTCTTTTGCCCATACATCCAGCAAGCTGTATACATTGGAGCGGTTTCCGGCAAACCATTTATTGGCCATCCAACCGTCAGGATTGGCATCCATATCAGGACTCGTAATCCCGGGAAGCGAAGATCCTGCTTCATAGATCTCTCTTGTGTAGTTTCTTCCTCTATCAAGCTCCATTCCGCGGTATGAAGGGGTTCTCATTACCGTCTGCTTAAGATTGACAGTTGCAGAAATCGTCAAGTCAAAATTGTGTACTTTAAAAGTATTGATGATCCCTCCTGTAAACTTCGGATCTCTGTCTCCGATATAAGTAAACATATTTCTCAGTTCAGCATTTGAAAGTTTTGTATCTACAAGCTGTCCCGGAAGAAAATCTGCATATACATCATACAACTTAAAGAACTCTACTGCTGATATCTTTTCATTTCCTTTCCAAAACATAGGATTACCCTGCTCATCCATTCCGGCAGTTTTTAAAGCAAAAACAGCATTCACCGGAAGACCTTCTCTGGAAGGGAATATGGAATTGTCACGAGCTTGCTCGCTCAATACTCTACTCTTGTTATGAGCGAAATTAATTGTGGTTGTCCATTTGAAATTATCTTTATTGATATTTCTGGTAGAAAGAGCCAATTCAAAA is part of the Chryseobacterium lactis genome and encodes:
- a CDS encoding helix-turn-helix domain-containing protein; translation: MSYSELELTIQNLENKPDEQWKYINNFIRKAKKETNPEKTRRGYVLASFNKRGKEQILYGDSILIIAKKINDNNIIGDSYLSLGMSYTNNENYPKALDAFIKGYDYIKKNKNPYLIHNAEYQIAQTKSYLGLYQDAHELLTDCVSFFRLHHEKIEDTHYAYYYLYSLIALIETNSHLSNFNANTSLIQEGIDFIKKNPDFKEYYAYFISSQGTDLYYQHKYDQAVVKIHKAIQLYNDSWKHLTDKFYLGMSLWKLGKKEEALPYFLLFDQEYKETGKLDPKFRPAFEILIRHYSENNDSEKQLEYINTLLILDKAYEKDYKYLNSTLNKEYDTKKLHEEKEILENKIKWERFFYFTLIGFGFLVILFLTFLLTKYYNRRKYSKILNERYFEIQDEDIPVQNEMFEQTNDDAIIDDQLGINPLIVENVLKTLSSFEKDKQYLKKNISLASMSKLCGTNTVYLSRIINFYKKKSFNEYLNELRLDHIVSQWKNKPKTRYISIQKTAENAGYNTTQTFTKNFQEKYNIPPTYFLNQLNKES
- a CDS encoding LytR/AlgR family response regulator transcription factor, encoding MKIAIIEDELLAVNYLKNLLDKQHIIPVTETVILRSKKQAIDFFENNSADLIFMDIHLGDGMSLEIFEHVEVFTPIIFITAFDEYAMRVFRHFTIDYLLKPFEEEDLHKALQKFISIRNNFDPEPLLKSMSTLQQGNNHEVMKRFMVREGNKLKSIDENNTAYFFASGKYLFLTTLDHQTYIYDDTIKDIIQKLNPEVFFKVNRKFIINKEAITEIIKHSSQKVELKLSPDPEVNTEVFISKTQISECLIWLNK
- a CDS encoding peptidase domain-containing ABC transporter, with the protein product MIFVPQHDQMDCGPACLAMISSHYGVNFRLQYLRDKSFITREGVSLLGITEASAKIGFDTVATKLQMNNLDSSLLPCILHWNQNHFVVLYKISKNILTGKLIFKIADPAHGYIALTEEKFKNNWISEGEKGVALFLEPTEEFYKQTSEQETKISVKFLLNYLKPYKKQMLQMLVFLLLGTITTVVLPVLTQKLIDEGVSKKDLSVISYILIAQLAFFVGNIIFNVFRNWIMLIVGTNVNIRIISDFLKKLLQLPIKFFDTKLLGDFSQRIQDHERIESFLTSQSLITLFSALTFIVFFGVLWYYDITILSVYLILTSISITWSLFWMKKRKILDYFRFQQRSENQESIYEIINGVSEMKLNQFEEYNRHKWKEIQKKLLKTNVRILKLDQIQLSGFEFINQLKNIIVTFLAASFVVKGNMTLGELLSVSYIIGQMNSPVNELIQFFRSLQDAKLSLSRLNEVQDHPNEEHENQVPLLSKKYTEQNGIERGIYFKDVSYQYEGPRSPYVLKNINLFIPEGKITAIVGASGSGKSTLMKIFLKFYEPIEGEIFFNHLNSRDISPKDLRKNCGTVMQDGFIFSDTIERNIVAGDEDIDYIKLEKALYTANIKSFVEELPLGLKTKIGAAGNGISGGQKQRILIARAVYKNPQFIFFDEATSALDADNEKIIHDNLQSFFNGKTAVIVAHRLSTVKNADQIVVLKHGEIVEQGSHQELVSRRSDYYNLVKNQLELGN
- a CDS encoding cell wall anchor protein; protein product: MIELFKEHIGTFLSLVVSGSAGWFFGRRKLNAEVEGMDADNEGKKLENDEKLVNLYKEALDDLGNRYESKFKEFSEISERKIKLLEEEINIQKRINEQLRAENAVLKAKLKEN
- a CDS encoding RagB/SusD family nutrient uptake outer membrane protein; the protein is MRKITTFIAIAAISFISVGCDRFLDIQPEGKIIPTTAEDYRKVLTSAYSKYPVHKSLTALRTDEVNIDENGMDFISYREIAMWKDSNNDPSSTEFPWVGFYSVNFYLNQIINEGSKTMKDSSEKNQILAEAYALRAYLYFDMVNLYGIPYNSATASTDKGVPISLEIDIEQVLKPSSVQEVYNQVHADIRKAEELMVEQKQVAGVNYRFSKTALMAFQARTALYEGDWNKAVSYADQVLAVKSDLVNLNTTNTVPNHFASPESIMALDNTWDNSIKNLCFVSSDLLAAYNTTADKRFGIYFEKNGSKYKVIKGGSSDFRVSFRTAEQYFIKSEALLKLNKLDEAKETLLKVLKNRYTPDGYASVQNTISSMDAGAFLNFIMDERYREFALEGQRWFDLRRANQKKISHLISGKEYILQQNDVRYTIEYPMSAKRNNPNL
- a CDS encoding radical SAM/SPASM domain-containing protein codes for the protein MNYKLSHYTISTQVSEDKYVIFSTRSCKVLLLEKENYNFLINGHFDKVDSDIKNQLITAVILVPSFEDELMEIIEENKMMISGNDVLYQVIQPSSNCQLGCGYCGQQHTKNDLQAKDYEKLIERIKYKLSLKEYKALSIGWFGGEPLMSLHTLRKVTEKLKELTSDLGIGYNAKITTNGLALKKNIFLELVNKHHIKTIEITLDGTAEFHDKRRFVKSGEKSFDLIFKNLVDIFSIENYKDLGAHISIRCNVDSTNYQSVVPLLQLLYQHGFQDKISHFYVAPIHSWGNEAHLVSLEKETFAEKEIEWILEQYKYGFSPLILPVRNHELCMITNQDAELIDAFGNIYNCTEVSYVPVYDNSQYKLGNIKDIDIDQKFNSPHLQNWNDIVLADEKGYPCHTCKMFPVCGGGCPKSWEEGIIACPSNKFNIQDKLAINYIIQEKGAEYLMS